In the Pseudoliparis swirei isolate HS2019 ecotype Mariana Trench chromosome 21, NWPU_hadal_v1, whole genome shotgun sequence genome, one interval contains:
- the LOC130211552 gene encoding adenylate cyclase type 2-like: protein MPDEARDFLEKGRNGGGAPRTAFAPDVAVGEGDAVELDDFGQRKDDVTGDVNVSHGDDGKSDGAASGLGESQVSVEVGVAESERLEADPRAKGTGNSIVRGSPDFPDDGAADVRQADGRPDEDRRRLREGVCCWYRAAHGAVLQCVEETPAMLSGLVLSLAFCVVIIILIPATGRSVGVHAGALAALCVVLCLSAALLVCLPWLAAVRRCSGALALFVWGTLYVVAVVFIFTGGPVSTWEQVAFFLFLSLSVYTVLPLSLAWALMVGVGTSLSHIVIISVYVPVTKPETPQLVVQLVANVLLLACVNCVGIFHLWMTEQDRRISNHKREQFSVIRSHKKIRKYQQEQLLLSVLPRYIALELKTEVINKLFKPKSEGSRHNFHSLYVRRHNNVSILYADIVGFTKLASSCTPEELVAVLNKLFGRFDDTAKNNGCLRIKILGDCYYCVSGLPDPIPTHAKNCVQMGLDMCTAISNLREATGVEISMRVGVHSGNVLCGVIGLQKWQYDVWSHDVTLANHMESGGLPGRVHISEETMRHLDGAYQVENTDGGSRDALLKDRKTFLVIDPHEPDRSLRRPQEADPPTSGEARQQRASVRMSQYLQSWQNVHPFADLSDPGATPPKKPTAPAKVSANQSQGATEKQQPQNNPNCPGLLVNDEVRGSLDAVDDTVRRTEKLNCLTLLFNDWSLEKEFGLSEVKGLHRSVSCVAFIFVTIFAVQMLVSEKNFAMAVSYGVTFPVLVLLLSVVAFTGYLEKWRTKMPLSVRWMSGPSSSAFSRAALRLFVSTLCVLITMTMAVLNYFFLPGNNCKSMTNITELENLKLYTGPYYLYCCLLAMLGVIVFVRTSLSVKALLLTLAVVVYLALFLHVHAPRSACLVDLLYNHTHTKPGILKDPQIMSGVWLVIFYIVCLVLARQDELGCRVDFLLGRCFKAEREEMETMENVNKLLLQNVLPLHVAAFFMGKTIRNQDLYSQSYDSVCVMFASVPQFKEFYSESSINRDGLECLRFLNEIISDFDEVLSKPKFCSVEKIKTIGSTYMAAAGLRIAPQGEELKALEMSYTHVRTMLEFAIALMGKLEFINTHSFNSFKLRIGINLGPVIAGVIGAHKPQYDIWGNSVNVASRMDSTGVLGKIQVTEETAQVVMSVGHRVTLRGVIHVKGKGDITTYFVNTPPSIHL, encoded by the exons ATGCCGGACGAGGCGCGGGATTTTCTGGAAAAGGGGAGGAACGGAGGAGGAGCTCCGCGGACGGCTTTTGCGCCGGACGTCGCGGTCGGAGAGGGCGACGCGGTGGAGCTGGACGACTTCGGTCAAAGGAAAGACGACGTAACCGGCGACGTCAACGTCTCCCACGGCGACGACGGCAAATCAGACGGCGCCGCCTCGGGACTCGGCGAGTCCCAGGTTTCCGTCGAGGTCGGCGTGGCCGAATCGGAGCGTCTCGAGGCCGACCCGCGGGCGAAGGGAACGGGTAACTCCATCGTCCGCGGTTCGCCCGATTTCCCCGACGACGGCGCGGCGGACGTCAGGCAGGCCGACGGACGCCCCGACGAGGACCGGCGCCGCCTGAGGGAGGGCGTGTGCTGCTGGTACCGGGCGGCGCACGGGGCCGTGCTGCAGTGCGTGGAGGAGACGCCGGCCATGCTGTCGGGACTGGTGCTGTCTCTGGCCTTCTGCGtggtcatcatcatcctcatccccGCCACAGGACGG AGCGTGGGCGTCCACGCGGGCGCCCTGGCGGCGCTGTGCGTGGTCCTCTGTCTGAGCGCCGcgctgctcgtctgcctgccctGGCTGGCCGCCGTGAGGCGCTGCAGCGGGGCGCTGGCGCTCTTCGTCTGGGGGACGCTGTACGTCGTCGCCGTCGTCTTCATCTTCACCGGCGGACCCGTCAGCACGTGGGAACAG gtcgcgttcttcctcttcctctctctgagcGTGTACACggtgctgcctctctctctggcctGGGCCCTCATGGTCGGGGTCGGGACCAGCCTGTcgcacatcgtcatcatcagcGTCTACGTCCCCGTCACCAAGCCGGAGACGCCCCAGCTCGTGGTGCAG ctcGTGGCcaacgtgctgctgctggcgtGCGTCAACTGCGTCGGGATCTTCCACCTGTGGATGACCGAGCAGGACCGCCGGATATCCAATCACAAGAGGGAACAGTTCAGCGTCATACGCTCGCATAAGAAAATAAGGAAATACCAGCAG gagcagctgctcctgTCGGTGTTGCCGCGGTACATCGCCCTGGAGCTGAAGACCGAGGTCATCAACAAGCTCTTCAAGCCCAAGAGCGAGGGCAGCCGCCACAACTTCCACAGCCTCTACGTCCGCCGGCACAACAACGTCAG CATCCTGTACGCGGACATCGTGGGCTTCACCAAGCTGGCGAGCAGCTGCACGCCGGAGGAGCTGGTCGCCGTGCTCAACAAGCTCTTCGGCAGATTCGACGACACCGccaag AACAATGGCTGTCTCCGCATCAAGATCTTGGGCGACTGCTACTACTGTGTGTCCGGGCTCCCCGACCCCATCCCGACCCACGCCAAGAACTGTGTCCAGATGGGTCTGGACATGTGCACGGCCATCAG TAATCTGCGAGAGGCGACGGGGGTGGAGATCAGCATGCGGGTGGGGGTCCACAGCGGCAACGTGCTCTGCGGCGTGATCGGCTTGCAGAAGTGGCAGTACGAcgtgtggtcacatgacgtcacgCTGGCCAACCACATGGAGTCCGGAGGTCTTCCTGG GCGGGTCCACATCTCAGAGGAGACGATGCGGCACCTGGACGGAGCGTACCAAGTGGAGAACACGGACGGGGGGAGTCGGGACGCTCTTCTGAAAGACAGAAAGACCTTCCTGGTGATCGACCCCCACGAGCCGGACAGAAGCCTCAGGAGGCCTCAAGAG GCCGACCCCCCGACATCCGGCGAGGCCAGGCAGCAGCGGGCGTCCGTCCGGATGTCTCAGTACCTGCAGTCCTGGCAGAACGTCCACCCCTTCGCCGACCTCAGCGACcccggggccacgccccccaAGAAGCCGACCGCGCCCGCCAAGGTCTCCGCCAACCAATCGCAGGGGGCGACG gaaaaGCAACAACCCCAGAACAACCCCAACTG TCCCGGTCTGCTCGTGAACGATGAAGTCCGGGGATCGCTGGACGCAGTGGACGACACAgt GAGGAGAACCGAGAAGCTCAACTGCTTGACGCTGCTGTTCAACGACTGGAGCCTGGAGAAGGAG TTCGGCCTCtcggaggtcaaaggtctcCACCGCTCCGTGAGCTGCGTCGCGTTCATCTTCGTGACCATTTTCGCCGTCCAGATGCTCGTCTCGGAAAA aaaCTTTGCGATGGCGGTGTCGTACGGCGTGACCTTCCCGGTGCTCGTGCTGCTCCTGTCCGTCGTCGCCTTCACCGGATACTTGGAG aagTGGCGTACCAAGATGCCGCTGAGCGTCCGGTGGATGTCCGGCCCGTCCAGCAGCGCCTTCAGCAGGGCGGCGCTGCGGCTGTTTGTGTCCACGCTCTGTGTGCTCATCACCATGACGATGGCCGTCCTCAACTAC TTTTTTCTGCCCGGTAACAACTGCAAGTCCATGACCAACATCACAGAGCTGGAGAATCTCAAGCTCTACACCGGGCCC TACTACCTGTACTGCTGCCTGCTGGCCATGCTGGGCGTGATCGTGTTCGTCAGGACCAGCTTGTCCGTGAAGGCTCTGCTGCTCACGCTGGCCGTGGTGGTTTACCTGGCCCTGTTCCTCCACGTCCACGCCCCCAGGTCCGCCTGCCTCGTCGACCTGCTGTACAACCACACCCACACCAA GCCGGGCATCCTGAAGGACCCTCAGATCATGTCCGGGGTCTGGCTGGTCATCTTTTACATCGTATGCCTCGTACTGGCCAGACAG GACGAGCTGGGCTGCCGCGTCGACTTCCTGTTGGGCCGCTGTTTCAAggcggagagggaggagatggagaccaTGGAGAACGTCAacaagctcctcctccagaacgTCCTGCCGCTGCACGTCGCCGCCTTCTTCATGGGCAAAACCATTCGCAACCAG GACCTTTACAGCCAGTCGTACGACTCGGTGTGCGTGATGTTCGCCTCGGTGCCCCAGTTCAAAGAGTTCTACAGCGAGAGCAGCATCAACCGGGACGGCCTGGAGTGTCTGCGCTTCCTCAACGAGATCATATCGGACTTCGACGAG GTTCTCTCGAAGCCCAAATTCTGTTCGGTGGAGAAGATCAAGACCATCGGCAGTACGTACATGGCGGCCGCGGGGCTGAGAATCGCGcctcagggggaggagctaaag GCGCTGGAGATGTCCTACACCCACGTGCGCACCATGCTGGAGTTCGCCATCGCCCTGATGGgaaagctggagttcatcaaCACGCACTCGTTCAACAGCTTCAAACTCCGGATCG GAATAAACCTCGGCCCCGTGATCGCCGGAGTGATCGGAGCTCACAAGCCTCAGTACGACATCTGGGGGAACTCGGTGAACGTGGCCAGCCGCATGGACAGCACCGGGGTGCTGGGCAAGATCCAG gtgacggaggagacggCCCAGGTGGTCATGAGCGTGGGACACAGGGTCACCCTCAGAGGGGTCATCCACGTCAAGGGCAAAGGGGACATCACCACCTACTTCGTGAACACCCCGCCGTCTATTCACCTTTGA
- the si:cabz01101003.1 gene encoding ubiquitin carboxyl-terminal hydrolase CYLD yields MSAAHDQVKKRRPPKVFLISTDLKVQDELDGTILLQRGWICHEQDSGRNRGDSSWVKVLDNSSMLKIERKFLLEVPTELNGLLEPVSDPEARLKLLCNPAKLQLLASLPADAPLWVQVGSQDELAEADLKYVGPLTRGGGVLFGVQLKGSAVGKGTGNGSYKGQRLFGCPDGCSLFVPVSHVRLRSWAHEPTREPTRERDRHRHHLRSRSNDAAADRPSPPQQQHHSRHAGLHPRRSASPPPAPGVLSRAAESAPLAAQNQVQVRGPAASSPPRLHVGQRVCFASDGGGVHGGEVCFCGPLPGRSSSGSYVGVLLDAPVGHWDGLYKGEKLCHIPNPLYGLLLPGNKVSAESRSHRHPPSPRVGRPVLKPAPPPLAKPGATSPSTSAPKVALMPPSKLSLKPPPLPLPLSPLLPPKPTHGGPPPPPPPKPGRSPAAPASPAGERLQHNGAHRPPSPMRSPDGSEDAREDEEEDEEEEEEEEAGPEGELEVGSMVEVNDPPLVGVIRWIGLIAGVTEPVAGIELDQELSAGTDGSFLGERHFRCPGNKGLFVKLRNCRRDSRFPAPETPVNQVERCNSIAFAEWGSERVEEHTPPSDGAEAAELYHGWKRGIQGHLNSCYLDATLFSLFSCCSSVDWVLFWPSDSETEQDSSEAQDLLRCEIVNPLRRNGYVCASKTMALRRLLEAANSDMGFTNQEKDPEEFLIKLFQLLRVEPLLKIRSMTQRPQEGHLYQLFPPTPALPPSPPPSPVGSPAPITSPSPGRMRVASVQALLESSFLHAGLKFVEAPSCLLLLMPRFGKDFKMFDAISPTLSLDITDLLDDTLRQCSICQAVADWECLQCYEDPDITPGQVKQYCQTCNTQVHSHRKRASHAPVSIAVPGGPWAGPLHCARQRMSLFAVTCIETSHYVSFVKHGPRPDDWLFFDSMADREGGENGFNVPRVKACPEVGSFLGLSEDELARVDPASLQESARRLLCDSYMCLYHSPELSLYK; encoded by the exons ATGTCAGCGGCTCACGATCAAGTGAAGAAGCGCCGCCCCCCGAAGGTGTTTTTGATCTCGACCGACCTGAAGGTCCAGGACGAGCTGGACGGTACCATTCTGCTGCAGCGGGGGTGGATATGCCACGAGCAAGACTCTGGCAGGAACAGAGGCGATTCCTCTTGGGTCAAG GTGTTGGATAACAGCTCCATGTTGAAAATAGAAAGGAAGTTTCTCCTGGAAGTCCCGACCGAGCTCAACGGCCTGTTGGAGCCCGTCTCTGACCCGGAGGCTCGCCTGAAGCTCCTGT GTAACCCCGCGAAGCTGCAGCTCTTGGCCTCGTTGCCGGCGGACGCTCCGCTGTGGGTCCAGGTGGGATCGCAGGACGAGCTGGCGGAGGCCGACCTCAAATACGTCGGCCCGCTGacccgcggcggcggcgttctGTTCGGGGTGCAGCTCAAG gGTTCGGCCGTCGGCAAGGGAACCGGCAACGGCTCCTACAAGGGCCAGCGGCTCTTCGGCTGCCCCGACGGCTGCTCCCTCTTCGTGCCGGTCAGCCACGTCCGGCTCCGCAGCTGGGCTCACGAGCCGACCCGCGAGCCGACCCGCGAGCGGgaccgccaccgccaccacctTCGCTCCCGCAGCAACGACGCCGCCGCCGACCGGCCGAGCCCcccccagcagcagcatcacAGTCGTCACGCCGGCCTCCACCCGCGCCGCTCCGCCAGCCCGCCTCCGGCTCCGGGCGTCCTCTCTCGAGCGGCCGAGTCGGCGCCGCTCGCGGCTCAAAACCAGGTTCAGGTCCGGGGCCCGGCGGCGTCATCGCCGCCGCGGCTCCACGTCGGCCAGCGGGTGTGTTTCGCCTCGGACGGCGGCGGCGTCCACGGGGGGGAGGTGTGCTTCTGCGGCCCGCTGCCCGGCCGGTCCTCGTCGGGGTCGTACGTCGGAGTCCTGCTG gacgcTCCCGTCGGTCACTGGGACGGCCTCTACAAAGGAGAGAAGCTCTGCCACATTCCTAACCCTCTGTACGGACTCCTTCTGCCCGGCAACAAGGTTTCCGCAG AGTCGAGGTCCCACCGgcaccccccctctccccggGTCGGCAGACCCGTCCTGAAGCCGGCGCCGCCCCCCCTCGCTAAACCGGGCGCCACGTCGCCGTCGACCTCGGCTCCCAAAGTCGCCCTGATGCCTCCCAGCAAGCTGTCGCTgaagcctcctcctcttcctcttcctctttctccgcTGCTGCCGCCCAAGCCCACCCACGGGGGCCCGCCCCCTCCGCCACCGCCCAAACCCGGCCGCAGCCCAGCGGCGCCGGCATCGCCCGCCGGCGAGCGGCTGCAACACAACGGCGCCCACCGCCCGCCTTCGCCGATGAGGTCGCCCGACGGCAGCGAGGACGCAcgcgaggacgaggaggaggatgaagaggaggaggaggaggaggaggcggggccggaGGGCGAGCTGGAGGTGGGCTCGATGGTCGAGGTCAACGACCCGCCGCTCGTCGGGGTCATCCGCTGGATCGGACTCATCGCCGGGGTTACGGAGCCGGTGGCGGGAATTGAGCTG gaccaGGAGTTGTCTGCAGGAACCGACGGCAGTTTCCTCGGCGAGCGTCACTTCCGTTGCCCGGGCAACAAGGGGCTGTTCGTCAAGCTGCGCAACTGCCGCCGCGACTCCAGGTTCCCCGCCCCCGAGACGCCCGTCAACCAGGTGGAGCGCTGCAACTCCATCG CCTTCGCCGAGTGGGGCAGCGAGCGCGTGGAGGAGCACACGCCGCCGTCGGACGGGGCCGAGGCCGCCGAGCTCTACCACGGCTGGAAGAGAGGCATTCAGGGACACCTCAACTCGTGCTACCTGGACGCCACGCTGTTCAG TCTgttctcctgctgcagctcgGTGGACTGGGTCTTGTTTTGGCCGTCGGACTCCGAAACCGAGCAGGACTCCAGCGAGGCGCAGGACCTGCTGCGCTGCGAGATCGTCAACCCGCTGAGGAG GAATGGCTACGTGTGTGCCAGTAAGACCATGGCCTTGAGACGCCTGCTGGAGGCCGCCAATAGCGACATGGGCTTCACCAATCAGGAGAAAG ATCCCGAAGAGTTCCTCATCAAGCTTTTCCAGCTGCTCCGAGTCGAGCCGCTCCTCAAGATCAG ATCGATGACTCAGCGTCCTCAAGAGGGTCACCTCTACCAGCTGTTCCCGCCCACGCCCGcactccccccctccccgcccccctctcCCGTGGGCTCCCCCGCCCCCATCACCTCGCCGTCGCCCGGCCGCATGAGGGTGGCCAGCGTCCAGGCGCTGCTCGAGTCCTCCTTCCTGCACGCCGGCCTCAAGTTTGTCGAG GcgccctcctgcctcctgctgcTCATGCCCCGCTTTGGGAAGGACTTCAAGATGTTTGACGCCATCTCGCCGACGCTCAGCCTGGACATCACCGACCTGCTGGacgaca cCCTGAGACAGTGCAGCATCTGCCAGGCGGTGGCTGACTGGGAGTGTCTCCAGTGTTACGAGGACCCCGACATCACGCCCGGTCAGGTCAAGCAGTACTGCCAGACCTGCAACACGCAG GTCCACAGTCACAGGAAGCGGGCGTCGCACGCCCCCGTGAGCATCGCCGTCCCCGGGGGCCCGTGGGCGGGGCCTCTGCACTGCGCCCGCCAGCGGATGTCCCTGTTCGCCGTGACGTGCATCGAGACCAGCCACTATGTGAGCTTCGTGAAGCACGGGCCGCGGCCCGACGACTGGCTGTTCTTCGACAGCATGGCCGACCGGGAAG gtgGCGAGAATGGCTTCAACGTCCCCCGGGTGAAGGCCTGTCCGGAGGTCGGCAGCTTCCTCGGCCTATCGGAGGACGAGCTGGCCAGAGTTGACCCCGCCTCCTTGCAGGAGTCCGCCCGCCGCCTGCTCTGTGACTCCTACATGTGTCTGTACCACAGCCCCGAGCTCAGCCTGtacaagtga
- the emc4 gene encoding ER membrane protein complex subunit 4: MASPGGQGGGAVSTRGASGARRMKWALELSLGNSRSRADRQGGQGDVVYPIGYSEKPIPDTSIQETDKNLVEKRCWDVALGPLKQIPMNLFIMYMSGNTISIFPIMMVCMMAWRPIQALMSMSATFKLLESSSQQWLQGLVYLVGNLLGSALAIYKCQSMGLLPTHSSDWLAFIGPPQRMEIMGGGMVL; encoded by the exons ATGGCGTCTCCGGggggacaaggaggaggagccgtgTCGACGAGAGGAGCCAGCGGGGCCAGGAGGATGAAGTGGGCCCTGGAGCTGAGCCTGGGCAACAGCAG GAGCCGCGCTGACCGACAGGGCGGTCAGGGAGACGTCGTGTACCCCATCGGGTACTCTGAGAAACCCATCCCCGACACCAGCATCCAGGAGACGGACAAGAACCTGGTGGAGAAG CGCTGTTGGGACGTGGCTCTCGGGCCCCTGAAGCAGATCcccatgaacctgttcatcaTGTACATGTCGGGCAACACCATCTCCATCTTCCCCATCATGATGGTGTGCATGATGGCCTGGAGGCCCATCCAGGCGCTCATGTCCATGTCCGCCA CCTTCAAGCTGTTGGAGAGCTCCAGTCAGCAGTGGCTGCAGGGCCTCGTCTACCTGGTCGGTAACCTCCTGGGCTCGGCGTTGGCCATCTACAAGTGTCAGTCGATGGGGCTGCTGCCGACGcactcctctgattggctggcttTCATAGGACCGCCTCAG AGGATGGAGATCATGGGCGGAGGGATGGTGCTGTGA